Proteins from a genomic interval of Benincasa hispida cultivar B227 chromosome 7, ASM972705v1, whole genome shotgun sequence:
- the LOC120082089 gene encoding pentatricopeptide repeat-containing protein At2g03380, mitochondrial, which produces MLQRFFNLPRAFSRLAGPLLQMGHHMSYCAYASHPPLSDLHQTMASAQSISLHSCFYLIGLCKNIDTLIKFHGLLIVHGLVGNLLCDTKLVGVYGALGDVGSARMVFDQMPDPDFYAWKVMIRWYFLNDLFVDIIPFYNRMRMSFRECDKIIFSIILKACSELREIDEGRKVHCQIVKVGGPDSFVLTGLIDMYGKCGQIESSSVVFEEIVDKNVVSWTSMIAGYVQNNCAEEGLVLFNRMREALVESNPFTLGSIITACTKLRALHQGKWVHGYAIKNMMELSSFLATAFLDMYVKCGQTKDARMIFDELPTIDLVSWTAMVVGYTQVGQPNEALRLFADEIRSGLLPNSVTAASVLSSCSVSGNLSLGMSVHGLGIKLGLEECAVKNALIDMYSKCHMIDDAYVIFRGVLEKDVITWNSMISGYAQNGSAYESLRLFNLMRSDYLAPDAITLVSTLSASATIGAVQVGSSLHAYSIKEGLFSSNLYIGTALLNFYAKCGDAKSARMVFDGMGDKNIITWSAMIGGYGVQGDGSGSLSVFSDMLKEDLKPNEVIFTTVLSACSYSGMVEEGWRYFKSMIQDYNFVPSMKHYACMVDLLARSGRLDEALDFIKKMPVQPDISLYGAFLHGCGLYSRFDLGEVVVREMLQLHPNEACYYVLLSNLYASDGRWGQVNEVRDLMLQRGLNKVPGYSIVESNEGVLFH; this is translated from the coding sequence ATGTTGCAGCGCTTCTTTAACCTTCCTCGAGCATTCTCCCGTCTCGCAGGTCCTTTACTTCAAATGGGGCACCACATGTCTTATTGCGCGTATGCTTCACATCCCCCACTCTCCGATCTCCATCAAACCATGGCCTCAGCACAGTCTATTTCGTTACATTCGTGCTTTTATCTCATTGGACTTTGTAAGAACATTGATACTCTCATCAAGTTCCATGGGTTGCTTATAGTGCATGGCCTTGTCGGTAATCTTCTTTGTGATACTAAGTTGGTCGGTGTTTATGGCGCACTTGGGGACGTGGGGTCTGCTCGCATGGTGTTCGATCAAATGCCCGACCCAGATTTTTATGCGTGGAAGGTGATGATCAGGTGGTATTTTTTGAATGATTTGTTTGTGGATATTATCCCGTTCTATAATCGCATGAGAATGTCTTTTAGGGAATgcgataaaattattttttcgaTTATTTTGAAAGCGTGTAGCGAATTGCGTGAGATTGATGAAGGTAGAAAGGTCCATTGCCAGATTGTGAAGGTGGGGGGTCCGGATAGCTTTGTATTGACTGGTTTGATAGATATGTATGGTAAATGTGGGCAGATTGAGAGCTCAAGCGTTGTGTTTGAAGAAATTGTTGACAAAAATGTGGTTTCTTGGACTTCAATGATTGCGGGGTATGTACAAAATAATTGTGCAGAGGAGGGTCTGGTTTTATTCAATAGGATGAGAGAAGCATTGGTTGAAAGCAACCCATTTACTTTAGGGAGCATAATAACTGCGTGTACAAAATTAAGAGCATTACATCAGGGGAAATGGGTGCATGGCTATGCCATTAAGAACATGATGGAACTTAGCTCTTTCTTGGCGACCGCTTTTTTGGATATGTATGTTAAATGTGGGCAAACTAAAGATGCTCGCATGATATTTGACGAGCTACCTACTATTGATCTCGTTTCATGGACTGCAATGGTTGTTGGATATACCCAAGTTGGCCAGCCCAACGAGGCATTGAGGCTTTTTGCTGATGAAATAAGGTCTGGTCTCTTACCTAATTCTGTCACTGCTGCAAGTGTTCTTTCGTCGTGTTCGGTCTCTGGTAATTTAAGTTTAGGAATGTCAGTTCATGGACTTGGGATTAAACTTGGGCTAGAAGAATGTGCAGTGAAGAATGCTCTTATTGACATGTATTCTAAATGCCACATGATTGACGATGCTTATGTTATCTTTCGTGGGGTTTTGGAAAAAGATGTGATTACTTGGAACTCAATGATATCTGGGTATGCTCAGAATGGGTCTGCATATGAATCCCTCCGTCTCTTTAATCTAATGAGATCAGACTACCTTGCACCTGACGCAATAACACTGGTGAGCACCCTTTCAGCATCTGCCACCATAGGTGCTGTACAGGTTGGTTCATCACTTCATGCTTACTCGATCAAAGAAGGCTTATTTTCATCTAATCTTTACATTGGCACTGCACTTCTGAACTTCTATGCCAAATGTGGTGATGCTAAATCAGCACGAATGGTGTTTGACGGTATGGGAGATAAAAATATTATCACGTGGAGTGCAATGATAGGTGGTTATGGAGTGCAGGGTGATGGAAGTGGGTCCCTTTCTGTTTTCTCCGACATGTTAAAGGAGGATTTGAAACCCAATGAAGTAATTTTCACGACAGTATTATCTGCTTGCAGCTATTCAGGAATGGTTGAAGAGGGATGGAGATATTTCAAATCTATGATTCAGGATTATAACTTTGTGCCTTCCATGAAACACTATGCCTGTATGGTTGATCTTTTAGCTCGATCTGGTAGACTGGATGAAGCATTGGACTTCATTAAGAAAATGCCAGTTCAACCAGACATTAGTTTGTATGGAGCTTTTCTTCATGGATGTGGATTATACTCAAGGTTTGATCTTGGAGAAGTCGTAGTCAGGGAAATGTTACAGCTACATCCAAACGAAGCTTGCTATTATGTGCTTTTATCTAACCTGTATGCTTCAGATGGGAGATGGGGTCAAGTTAACGAGGTGAGAGATTTGATGCTACAGAGAGGTTTGAATAAAGTCCCAGGGTATAGCATAGTAGAAAGTAATGAAGGTGTGCTATTTCATTAG